From the genome of Fibrobacter sp., one region includes:
- a CDS encoding PTS transporter subunit EIIA, protein MYTEELLVTAGRKNKRNWRNTVKLSSLMDPRLIYLDYHFDSYHQIIDFVAEKISLTTSLSTGTIKESLLKRENIGTTFLGNHLALPHGYVENLSEILILFIRLDRALDVSYDYRESTVKYVFAIITSKEKAQLYLKVLSAIAQLVTTNAHLLENARTPGELIDTIDEKQVVVDEVLRARDLICCKGMVWRKQTISHAIDKMKKENITFLPVVEENGRICGVLDLADLFSAVFPEEKISSGSLVLLRDLGETSELLVKPVKEFWENQEHHLSGDIMKDYRTYIVNENASYIEIVFIMTEYHYKYLVVVDDLMGVKGVIDTGDVVHKMIRA, encoded by the coding sequence ATGTACACTGAAGAATTGCTTGTAACTGCAGGAAGAAAAAACAAACGGAACTGGAGGAACACTGTGAAGCTGAGCAGTTTAATGGACCCCCGGTTGATCTACCTTGACTATCACTTTGATAGCTATCATCAGATCATCGATTTTGTAGCTGAAAAAATCTCTTTGACTACGTCGCTTTCCACCGGCACTATAAAAGAATCTCTTTTAAAAAGGGAGAATATAGGCACCACATTTCTGGGTAATCATCTTGCACTGCCGCACGGATATGTAGAGAATCTAAGCGAGATTCTGATCCTTTTCATAAGGCTCGACAGGGCTCTTGACGTAAGTTATGACTATCGTGAATCGACTGTTAAATACGTTTTCGCGATAATTACATCTAAAGAAAAAGCCCAGCTTTATTTGAAGGTATTAAGTGCAATCGCCCAACTTGTAACGACCAATGCTCATCTTCTGGAAAACGCCAGAACTCCCGGCGAGCTTATTGACACCATCGATGAAAAACAAGTGGTTGTAGATGAGGTTCTCAGGGCACGCGATCTGATATGCTGCAAAGGGATGGTGTGGAGAAAACAGACAATCTCTCATGCTATTGACAAAATGAAAAAAGAAAACATAACTTTCCTGCCTGTTGTGGAAGAAAATGGCAGAATCTGCGGAGTGCTGGATCTTGCTGATCTATTTAGTGCTGTTTTTCCTGAAGAAAAAATTTCTTCCGGAAGTCTTGTTCTTCTCAGAGACCTTGGAGAGACCAGTGAACTGCTTGTAAAACCGGTTAAAGAATTCTGGGAAAACCAGGAACATCATCTCTCCGGTGATATAATGAAAGACTACAGGACATATATAGTAAATGAAAATGCAAGTTATATTGAAATTGTTTTTATCATGACCGAGTATCATTACAAGTATCTGGTTGTAGTTGATGATTTAATGGGGGTCAAGGGGGTTATTGATACCGGTGATGTTGTGCATAAGATGATAAGGGCCTGA